In one window of Toxotes jaculatrix isolate fToxJac2 chromosome 10, fToxJac2.pri, whole genome shotgun sequence DNA:
- the c1qtnf2 gene encoding complement C1q tumor necrosis factor-related protein 2 isoform X3: MCVLFCCLLSVVVCQSTNSSSKRGRNITIHSSQLVCSLPGPAGPAGNPGAAGSPGAMGPMGPPGKDGPDGKDGEKGQKGDKGDPGRTGNPGKPGVKGREGIIGKAGPRGLKGLRGTPGVAGKRGPKGELGDKGQEGAPGGCNCGSPARSAFSVAVTKSYPKERMPIRFSRILLNEGNHYNASSGKFVCAIPGVYYFTYDITLANKHLAIGLVHNGQYKIKTFDANTGNHDVASGSTVLHLQQADQVWLQIFYSEQNGLFFDPFWTDSTFTGFLIYADQEFLNEADRKANAQDDS; this comes from the exons atgtgtgtgttgttctgttgtttgctGTCAGTTGTTGTCTGCCAGTCAACAAACTCCTCATCTAAGAGAGGTCGCAACATTACCATCCACTCCTCCCAGCTGGTCTGCAGTCTGCCGGGTCCAGCGGGGCCTGCAGGGAACCCAGGAGCCGCCGGATCACCGGGGGCCATGGGACCAATGGGGCCCCCTGGGAAAGATGGCCCGGATGGGAAGGATGGGGAGAAGGGACAAAAGGGTGATAAAG GTGACCCAGGGAGGACCGGGAACCCTGGCAAGCCAGGTGTGAAAGGCCGTGAAGGAATCATCGGCAAGGCTGGGCCTCGCGGACTGAAGGGGCTACGGGGAACGCCGGGGGTGGCTGGAAAACGGGGACCAAAGGGAGAGCTGGGTGACAAGGGTCAGGAAGGAGCTCCTGGAGGCTGCAATTGTGGCAGTCCAGCCCGCTCAGCCTTCTCTGTTGCGGTGACAAAGAGCTACCCAAAAGAGCGAATGCCCATCCGCTTCAGCCGGATCCTGCTGAATGAAGGGAATCACTACAACGCCAGCAGTGGGAAGTTTGTCTGTGCTATCCCTGGAGTCTATTATTTCACCTACGATATCACTCTTGCAAACAAGCACCTGGCCATCGGGCTGGTGCACAATGGACAGTACAAGATCAAGACCTTTGATGCAAACACAGGAAACCATGATGTGGCATCTGGTTCTACTGTTCTCCACCTGCAGCAGGCAGACCAGGTCTGGCTGCAGATCTTCTACTCGGAACAGAACGGACTCTTCTTTGACCCTTTCTGGACTgacagcaccttcactggcttcCTCATCTACGCAGACCAGGAATTCCTCAACGAAGCTGATAGGAAAGCAAATGCTCAGGATGACAGTTAA
- the c1qtnf2 gene encoding complement C1q tumor necrosis factor-related protein 2 isoform X2 — MQEKDLDRAEKMPTGHNFSAVVVCQSTNSSSKRGRNITIHSSQLVCSLPGPAGPAGNPGAAGSPGAMGPMGPPGKDGPDGKDGEKGQKGDKGDPGRTGNPGKPGVKGREGIIGKAGPRGLKGLRGTPGVAGKRGPKGELGDKGQEGAPGGCNCGSPARSAFSVAVTKSYPKERMPIRFSRILLNEGNHYNASSGKFVCAIPGVYYFTYDITLANKHLAIGLVHNGQYKIKTFDANTGNHDVASGSTVLHLQQADQVWLQIFYSEQNGLFFDPFWTDSTFTGFLIYADQEFLNEADRKANAQDDS; from the exons ATGCAGGAGAAGGACTTGGACAGAGCTGAAAAAATGCCCACGGGTCATAATTTCTCAGCTG TTGTTGTCTGCCAGTCAACAAACTCCTCATCTAAGAGAGGTCGCAACATTACCATCCACTCCTCCCAGCTGGTCTGCAGTCTGCCGGGTCCAGCGGGGCCTGCAGGGAACCCAGGAGCCGCCGGATCACCGGGGGCCATGGGACCAATGGGGCCCCCTGGGAAAGATGGCCCGGATGGGAAGGATGGGGAGAAGGGACAAAAGGGTGATAAAG GTGACCCAGGGAGGACCGGGAACCCTGGCAAGCCAGGTGTGAAAGGCCGTGAAGGAATCATCGGCAAGGCTGGGCCTCGCGGACTGAAGGGGCTACGGGGAACGCCGGGGGTGGCTGGAAAACGGGGACCAAAGGGAGAGCTGGGTGACAAGGGTCAGGAAGGAGCTCCTGGAGGCTGCAATTGTGGCAGTCCAGCCCGCTCAGCCTTCTCTGTTGCGGTGACAAAGAGCTACCCAAAAGAGCGAATGCCCATCCGCTTCAGCCGGATCCTGCTGAATGAAGGGAATCACTACAACGCCAGCAGTGGGAAGTTTGTCTGTGCTATCCCTGGAGTCTATTATTTCACCTACGATATCACTCTTGCAAACAAGCACCTGGCCATCGGGCTGGTGCACAATGGACAGTACAAGATCAAGACCTTTGATGCAAACACAGGAAACCATGATGTGGCATCTGGTTCTACTGTTCTCCACCTGCAGCAGGCAGACCAGGTCTGGCTGCAGATCTTCTACTCGGAACAGAACGGACTCTTCTTTGACCCTTTCTGGACTgacagcaccttcactggcttcCTCATCTACGCAGACCAGGAATTCCTCAACGAAGCTGATAGGAAAGCAAATGCTCAGGATGACAGTTAA
- the c1qtnf2 gene encoding complement C1q tumor necrosis factor-related protein 2 isoform X1 has protein sequence MQEKDLDRAEKMPTGHNFSAVTNMLQMCVLFCCLLSVVVCQSTNSSSKRGRNITIHSSQLVCSLPGPAGPAGNPGAAGSPGAMGPMGPPGKDGPDGKDGEKGQKGDKGDPGRTGNPGKPGVKGREGIIGKAGPRGLKGLRGTPGVAGKRGPKGELGDKGQEGAPGGCNCGSPARSAFSVAVTKSYPKERMPIRFSRILLNEGNHYNASSGKFVCAIPGVYYFTYDITLANKHLAIGLVHNGQYKIKTFDANTGNHDVASGSTVLHLQQADQVWLQIFYSEQNGLFFDPFWTDSTFTGFLIYADQEFLNEADRKANAQDDS, from the exons ATGCAGGAGAAGGACTTGGACAGAGCTGAAAAAATGCCCACGGGTCATAATTTCTCAGCTG TGACCAACATgctccagatgtgtgtgttgttctgttgtttgctGTCAGTTGTTGTCTGCCAGTCAACAAACTCCTCATCTAAGAGAGGTCGCAACATTACCATCCACTCCTCCCAGCTGGTCTGCAGTCTGCCGGGTCCAGCGGGGCCTGCAGGGAACCCAGGAGCCGCCGGATCACCGGGGGCCATGGGACCAATGGGGCCCCCTGGGAAAGATGGCCCGGATGGGAAGGATGGGGAGAAGGGACAAAAGGGTGATAAAG GTGACCCAGGGAGGACCGGGAACCCTGGCAAGCCAGGTGTGAAAGGCCGTGAAGGAATCATCGGCAAGGCTGGGCCTCGCGGACTGAAGGGGCTACGGGGAACGCCGGGGGTGGCTGGAAAACGGGGACCAAAGGGAGAGCTGGGTGACAAGGGTCAGGAAGGAGCTCCTGGAGGCTGCAATTGTGGCAGTCCAGCCCGCTCAGCCTTCTCTGTTGCGGTGACAAAGAGCTACCCAAAAGAGCGAATGCCCATCCGCTTCAGCCGGATCCTGCTGAATGAAGGGAATCACTACAACGCCAGCAGTGGGAAGTTTGTCTGTGCTATCCCTGGAGTCTATTATTTCACCTACGATATCACTCTTGCAAACAAGCACCTGGCCATCGGGCTGGTGCACAATGGACAGTACAAGATCAAGACCTTTGATGCAAACACAGGAAACCATGATGTGGCATCTGGTTCTACTGTTCTCCACCTGCAGCAGGCAGACCAGGTCTGGCTGCAGATCTTCTACTCGGAACAGAACGGACTCTTCTTTGACCCTTTCTGGACTgacagcaccttcactggcttcCTCATCTACGCAGACCAGGAATTCCTCAACGAAGCTGATAGGAAAGCAAATGCTCAGGATGACAGTTAA
- the slu7 gene encoding pre-mRNA-splicing factor SLU7 yields MTEQTTVSSEGIVGLDEPKKMTREDWRKKKELEEQRKLGNAPAEVDEEGKDINPHIPQYISSVPWYIDPSKRPTLKHQRPQSEKERQYSAIGDWYKRGVQENAVTTKFRKGACENCGAMTHKKKDCLERPRKVGAKFTGTGIAPDEHSQVQLALDYDGKRDRWNGYDPEEHQRIVEEYSKVDQAKRTLKAQKLQDELASGKLDQTEWEHDSEDEDEDKYADDIDMPGQNFDSKRRITVRNLRIREDTAKYLRNLDPNSAYYDPKTRAMRENPYSNTGMNPDEVGYAGDNFARYSGDTITMAQTQLFAWEAYERGSEVHLQADPTKLELLHRSFKVKKEHFKEQQRDSIVEKYGGQEHLDAPPRELLLAQTEDYVEYSRHGAVLKGLEKAVARSKYEEDVLINNHTCIWGSYWKDGCWGYKCCHSMVKQSYCTGETGIGINNSDCVPFEEGLTEPQEEEEPKSLLEMHRDKMMKEKKKKKKSKKNKKRGSDSSDSEDEEKKKEKLRKALEAEDKRVRHIDAIMQMDERKRPYNSLLEVKAPTEEEMEAFRMKRCRPDDPMASFLGQ; encoded by the exons ATGACCGAGCAGACCACCGTCAGCTCTGAGGGCATCGTGGGCTTGGATGAGCCCAAGAAGATGACCCGGGAGgactggaggaagaagaaggagctggaggagcagaggaagctgGGAAACGCTCCAGCTGAGGTGGACGAGGAGGGGAA aGACATAAACCCTCACATCCCACAGTATATTTCATCTGTACCGTGGTACATCGACCCTTCCAAAAGGCCCACACTAAAGCATCAGAGACCACAGTCTGAAAAGGAGAGGCAATACTCAGCCATCGGAGACTGGTATAAGAGAGGAGTGCAAGAG AATGCTGTTACCACTAAATTTCGCAAGGGAGCTTGTGAAAACTGTGGCGCCATGACACACAAGAAGAAGGACTGCTTGGAG CGACCCAGAAAAGTTGGAGCTAAGTTCACGGGCACAGGCATTGCTCCAGATGAACACAGCCAGGTCCAGCTTGCCTTGGACTATGATGGGAAGCGGGATCGCTGGAACGGGTACGACCCTGAGGAACACCAGCGCATCGTGGAAGAGTATTCCAAAGTAGACCAG gcCAAACGGACTCTGAAGGCACAGAAACTTCAAGATGAGTTGGCTTCTGGAAAACTGGACCAAACT gagtGGGAACACGacagtgaggatgaggatgaagataAATATGCAGATGACATCGACATGCCCGGTCAGAACTTTGACTCCAAGAGACGAATCACAGTTAGGAATCTGCGTATTAGAGAAGACACAGCTAAA TACTTGAGGAATCTGGATCCCAACTCTGCCTACTACGATCCAAAGACTCGAGCTATGAGAGAGAACCCGTATTCCAACACTGGCATGAACCCTGACGA AGTGGGGTACGCTGGAGACAACTTTGCTCGTTATAGTGGGGACACTATCACCATGGCTCAGACACAGT TGTTTGCTTGGGAGGCCTATGAGAGAGGCTCAGAGGTGCATCTGCAGGCTGACCCCACCAAGCTGGAGCTGCTCCATCGGTCCTTCAAAGTCAAGAAGGAGCACTTTAAAGAGCAACAGCGGGATAGCATCGTGGAGAAG TATGGAGGTCAGGAGCACTTGGATGCTCCGCCACGGGAGCTGCTGTTGGCCCAGACAGAGGACTACGTGGAGTACTCTCGTCACGGTGCTGTACTGAAAGGACTTGAGAAGGCAGTTGCCCGCTCTAAGTATGAAGAGGACGTGCTCATCAACAATCACACT tgTATTTGGGGCTCTTACTGGAAGGATGGCTGCTGGGGATACAAGTGTTGTCACTCCATGGTCAAACAGAGTTACTGCACAGGAGAGACTGGAATTGGAATA AACAACTCAGACTGTGTTCCATTTGAAGAGGGACTTACTGAgccacaggaggaggaagagcccAAGTCTCTTCTGGAG ATGCATCGAGATAAGatgatgaaagagaagaagaagaaaaagaagagcaagaagaATAAGAAGCGTggctctgacagcagtgattcagaggatgaagagaagaagaaggaaaagctGAGGAAg GCCCTTGAAGCAGAGGACAAACGGGTGAGGCACATAGACGCAATAATGCAGATGGACGAGAGGAAGAGGCCGTACAACAGCCTTCTGGAAGTGAAGGCGCCCAccgaggaggagatggaggccTTCCGCATGAAGCGCTGCCGGCCAGACGATCCCATGGCTTCCTTCCTGGGACAGTGA